Part of the Leptotrichia massiliensis genome, TAAATGAATTGAAAAATAAACTTGAAAATAAAGTTATTGATGATTTGTCAGAAGTAGGAATTATTTTAAAGAAAATGCTTAGTAAAAATAATGTCCAATTTGTCGATAAAGTTAAAGATTGGAAGGAAGCAATAATTAAAGCTGGAGAGATACTTGAAAGAAACGGATTTATCAAGAAAGATTATATAGTAGAAATGATAAAATTAATTGAAAAACATGGAGCTTATATTATTATTGAGGAAGGAATGGCAATTCCACATGCACCAATTTCAAAAAATGTATTAAAAACGGGGATTTCATTATTAATTGTAAAAGAAAAAGTTCTATTTCCAAATGGAAAAGGTGCAAACATATTTTTAAGTTTTGCAACTACCAGCAAAACAGAGCATCTAGGAATTTTAAACGATTTATTTGAATTAATTACAAAATATAATTTTATTGAAAAAATCTCAAAAATAACTGAATATGAAGAATTAAAAGAATTCTTCAGAAAGGAACTTATATGTTAGAAAAAATACTTGATGGTAACATTCAAATAATAGATTCTGCAATCAACTGGAAAGAAAGTATCAAAATCGCAGGAAAACCTCTATTAGAAAAAAATATAATAACGGAAAATTATATCAACGCTATGATAGAAAGCATCGAAAAACTAGGTTTTTATGTTATTTTAAGAGATAATTTGGCAATGCCGCATGCAAGACCTGAAGACGGTACATTAGGCACTGGAGTGAGCCTTTTAAAACTTAACAATCCAGTATATTATGGCGATTCCAAAGTACAGCTGGTATTTGTACTGGCAACTAAAGATTCCAACAGCCATTTGGAAACTCTTATGCAGTTAATGGAGTTGTTTCAGGATGATGAAAGCATTGAAAAACTTATAAATTCAAAAGATTATAATGAAATATTAGAAGTTATAAAAAAATATTGATTTAAAAAATAAAAATAATTTATAAAAAAATTAGGAGGAGATTATTATGAAAATTATGGCAGTTTGTGGATCAGGATTAGGGAGCAGCTTTATGGTGGAAATGAACATTAAAAAGGTTCTTAAAAAAATTGGTGTAGAAGCAGAAGTTGAACATTCTGACTTGGCATCAGCACTTCCAGGAGCAGCAGATGTATTTGTAATGGGAAAGGACATTGCAGAAAGTGCAACAGTTCCAGCTGACAAGTTAATTGTTTTGGACAGCATTATCAGTATGCCTGAACTGGAAGAAAAATTAACAGATTATTTCAAAAAATAAAATATAAAATTTAGGAGGTAAAAATGAAAAGCTTATTAACTCTTATTGTAGACATTTTAAAAGTTCCATCAATTTTAGTTGGATTAATAGCTATGATTGGTTTACTAGTTCAGAAAAAACCAGCTACAGATATAGTAAAAGGTACAATTAAGACGATTTTAGGATTTTTAGTGCTAGGTGGAGGAGCAGGACTTGTTGTAAACTCGCTGGCACCTATGGGAAGCATGTTTGAACAAGGATTTCATGTTCAAGGAATAGTGCCTAATAATGAAGCAATTGTTTCATTGGCATTAAAAGAATACGGAACAATAACAGCGTTAATAATGGCGCTTGGAATGTTCTGGAATATATTTATCGCAAGATTTACAAAGTTAAAATATATTTTCCTGACAGGACATCACACTTTATATATGGCATGTATGATTGGAATAATATTAAAAGTTGGCGGATTTGAAGGGCCTTTATTAGTAATCATTGGTTCATTGACATTAGGACTTGTAATGGCAATATTTCCTGCATTGGCACAACCTTACGTTAGAAAAATTACTGGAAGTGACGATGTTGGATTTGGGCATTTCAGCACAATAGGGTATGTTTTATCAGGATTTGTCGGATCTTTAGTTGGAAAAGGTTCAAAATCAACTGAAGAAATGAAATTGCCTAAAAATTTAAGTTTTTTAAGAGACAGCTCAATTTCAATTTCATTGACTATGATGATAATTTACTTAATTTTGGCATTAGTTGCAGGAAAAAGCTATGTTGAAACTGAATTAAGTAGTGGAGATAACTACTTAGTATTTGCAATTATTCAAGCTATAACATTTGCAGCAGGAGTTTATATTATTTTATCAGGTGTTAGACTTGTTCTTGCAGAAATAGTTCCAGCCTTTGTAGGATTTTCTGAAAAGCTTGTACCAAATGCAAAACCTGCGTTAGATTGCCCAATCGTATTCCCTTATGCGCCAAATGCTGTA contains:
- a CDS encoding PTS sugar transporter subunit IIB — encoded protein: MKIMAVCGSGLGSSFMVEMNIKKVLKKIGVEAEVEHSDLASALPGAADVFVMGKDIAESATVPADKLIVLDSIISMPELEEKLTDYFKK
- a CDS encoding PTS ascorbate transporter subunit IIC, which encodes MKSLLTLIVDILKVPSILVGLIAMIGLLVQKKPATDIVKGTIKTILGFLVLGGGAGLVVNSLAPMGSMFEQGFHVQGIVPNNEAIVSLALKEYGTITALIMALGMFWNIFIARFTKLKYIFLTGHHTLYMACMIGIILKVGGFEGPLLVIIGSLTLGLVMAIFPALAQPYVRKITGSDDVGFGHFSTIGYVLSGFVGSLVGKGSKSTEEMKLPKNLSFLRDSSISISLTMMIIYLILALVAGKSYVETELSSGDNYLVFAIIQAITFAAGVYIILSGVRLVLAEIVPAFVGFSEKLVPNAKPALDCPIVFPYAPNAVLIGFLCSFLGGIVGLFMLGMLKWTLILPGVVPHFFCGATAGVFGNATGGRRGASIGAFANGLLLTFLPVILLPVLGNLGFANTTFSDADFVTVGIVLGNMAKHISPAVISGIIVGITAILVAFGFVPSKKSK
- a CDS encoding PTS sugar transporter subunit IIA, with the protein product MLEKILDGNIQIIDSAINWKESIKIAGKPLLEKNIITENYINAMIESIEKLGFYVILRDNLAMPHARPEDGTLGTGVSLLKLNNPVYYGDSKVQLVFVLATKDSNSHLETLMQLMELFQDDESIEKLINSKDYNEILEVIKKY